In a single window of the Thermofilum uzonense genome:
- a CDS encoding multiprotein bridging factor aMBF1, with the protein MARCELCGAELRGIAYRIVLDGAEMIVCARCARGKTVLGSIKIGVEPSRQTFKAKAPVKYNRRDTEEVIVEGYGEIIRQAREKMGLTRELLAVMVGEKESTIRRIESEQLEPPIELARKLEKVLKVKLVEVYEIGDEDYGGGSSEYELTLGDIAEFKD; encoded by the coding sequence ATGGCTAGATGTGAGCTCTGCGGTGCTGAGTTAAGGGGTATAGCTTACCGCATAGTATTGGACGGCGCTGAAATGATCGTGTGCGCTCGCTGTGCTAGAGGAAAAACTGTACTGGGAAGCATAAAAATAGGGGTGGAGCCTTCAAGGCAAACTTTTAAGGCAAAAGCTCCCGTGAAGTATAATAGAAGAGATACAGAAGAAGTTATCGTCGAAGGATACGGCGAGATAATTAGGCAAGCCAGAGAGAAAATGGGTCTAACGCGTGAACTGCTAGCTGTGATGGTTGGCGAAAAGGAATCAACTATACGCCGTATAGAGTCAGAGCAGCTTGAACCACCCATTGAACTTGCCCGTAAACTCGAGAAAGTATTAAAGGTTAAACTGGTTGAGGTCTATGAGATCGGCGATGAAGATTACGGCGGAGGGTCAAGCGAGTATGAGCTGACCTTAGGGGACATAGCCGAGTTTAAGGATTAA